In Vibrio chagasii, the sequence CCGCCTCGGAAACCGGGCATGAATGGAAACACTCGTACATCAGGAATACCGGCTAGTGACTTACGAACTTCATTCAGCGCTTCTTGCGCGGTCACGTCACGCTCGTCCCAATCTTCGAGGATCATGATAACAAAGCCCGTTTGGTCACCGGCATTACCACCAAATGCTGGTGATTGAATGCTGAATGACTTCAAGAAGCCTTGACCAAGCAATGGCATTAGACGTTCTTCAACAATGTCCATGTTGGCAGACATGCGGTTATAACTGGTTGCATCAGCACCACGGACAAACGCAAAGATAACACCACGGTCTTCTTGCGGAGTCAGCTGCGCAGGCACTTGTTGCATCAAACCATAGCTACCACCCAAGCATGCGATAATGATGATAGGAGCAGCCCAACGCCAATTTAACGCGCGGCGTAATACCGAGCGGTATCCAGATTCTAATTTGCCAAATACACGTTCAACAAACAGGTTAAAGCGGTTTGGTTTCACGTTCGCTTTTAAGATCTTACTGCCTAGCACTGGCGTTAGTGTCAATGCGACTAGCGACGAGAAGATCACCGACATAGCAAGCAATACAGAGAACTCGGTAAACAGAAGGCCAACCATACCGTCCATGAACGAGATTGGTAGGAATACCATCACTAATACAAGTGTCGTTGCGATTACCGCGAAGCCAACCTCTCGTGTCCCTTTATAGGCCGCAAGCAGTGGCGACTCACCACGTTCAATGTGGTGGAAAATGTTCTCAACCACCACGATTGCATCATCAACTACCAAGCCAATCGATAGAATAAGTGCCATCAAGGTAATCAGGTTGATGGAGAAACCGAAGTAGTAAGCCGCAATAAACGACGAGATCAAAGATACAGGTACGGTTACCGCAGGGATAAGCGTGGCACGAGCTTGACCGATAAAGATGTACAGTACGAGGATAACCAAGCCACCCGTGATAAAGAGTGTGCTGTACACCTCTGAAATAGAACGGTCGATGAACACGGTCGAGTCATAATCGACAGCCAAACGCGTACCATCTGGCAAGAACTTCTGAATCGCTTCCACTTCTTTGTGTACTAAGTCAGCAACCTCAAGTGGGTTGGCATCTGACTGAGGCACGATACCCATACTGACGTTAACAACGCCATCACTCTTAAAGGTCGAGTTTTCGTTCTCTGCGCCAATGTAAACATCAGCGACATCTTTAAGATAAATCGGCGTGTTGTCAGAAGCGCGCTTGACCACTAGGTATTCAAAATCTTCCGCTTCTGTGTATGAACGAGCGGTACGAACCGACATCACGATCGCGTCATTACGAACTTCACCGCCCGGGCTCTCGATATTCTCATTGTTCAATGCAGACGTAATATCAGATGTAGTAACCCCACGCCCAGCCATTTCAGCAGGCTTTAGCTTCACGTACATGACTTTGTACAAGCCACCCGAGATATCCACCGAACTTACGCCGGAGATCAAACTAAATCGGTCAATCAATACACGCTCTGTGTAATCGGTCAACTGCGTTCGGTCCATCTCAGTAGAGCTTAGGTTGATGTAAACCGAAGCCTCACCACTACCGTTGTTCTTGTAAACAATCGGGTCATCAGCTTCGTCAGGCAGAGAGCGCTGTGCACGAGCAACGGCGTCACGAACGTCACTCACTCCAGTATTCAGGTCGTAACCCAATTCAAAGGTAATCGTAATACGCGACATACCGTTGCGAGTGGTGGACTCGATCTCATCAATACCACTGATACCGGATAATTGGTCTTCAAGATTGGAGGTTATTTGACTCTCGATGATGGTCGCTGATGCGCCTTCGTAACGCGTGCTGATCGATACCACAGGGCTTTCGATATCAGGCATCTCACGAACGGCAAGCTTACTAAAAGAAACAATACCAAACACAACCAATAGCAAGCTCAATACGACAGCTGCTACCGGTCTCTTTACTGAAACATCAGATAACAACATTAGTTAGCGCCTTCTTGTGCTGTTTTCTCGGTTGCTGAGTCAGCCGGTCGGTTTATAGCAAGTTCCTGAACCTGAACACCATCACGCATGTTCACGATGCCCTGAACGACAATTTTCTGGCCAATCTCGATACCCTTTTCAATCACAACTTCGTTGTCGATACGAGCACCAAGGAAGACTTCCGTTCGCGTTG encodes:
- the vexH gene encoding vibriobactin export RND transporter permease subunit VexH encodes the protein MLLSDVSVKRPVAAVVLSLLLVVFGIVSFSKLAVREMPDIESPVVSISTRYEGASATIIESQITSNLEDQLSGISGIDEIESTTRNGMSRITITFELGYDLNTGVSDVRDAVARAQRSLPDEADDPIVYKNNGSGEASVYINLSSTEMDRTQLTDYTERVLIDRFSLISGVSSVDISGGLYKVMYVKLKPAEMAGRGVTTSDITSALNNENIESPGGEVRNDAIVMSVRTARSYTEAEDFEYLVVKRASDNTPIYLKDVADVYIGAENENSTFKSDGVVNVSMGIVPQSDANPLEVADLVHKEVEAIQKFLPDGTRLAVDYDSTVFIDRSISEVYSTLFITGGLVILVLYIFIGQARATLIPAVTVPVSLISSFIAAYYFGFSINLITLMALILSIGLVVDDAIVVVENIFHHIERGESPLLAAYKGTREVGFAVIATTLVLVMVFLPISFMDGMVGLLFTEFSVLLAMSVIFSSLVALTLTPVLGSKILKANVKPNRFNLFVERVFGKLESGYRSVLRRALNWRWAAPIIIIACLGGSYGLMQQVPAQLTPQEDRGVIFAFVRGADATSYNRMSANMDIVEERLMPLLGQGFLKSFSIQSPAFGGNAGDQTGFVIMILEDWDERDVTAQEALNEVRKSLAGIPDVRVFPFMPGFRGGSSEPVQFVLGGSDYSELQKWAEILKQAAEDSPMMEGADIDYSEKTPELLVTVDKQRAAELGVSVSDISDTLEIMLGGRSETTFVERGEEYDVYLRGDENSFNNANDLSQIYMRTQSGELVTLDTLTHIEEVASSIRLSHYNKQKSITIKANLMEGYTLGEALDFLDEQAIEQLPGDISVSYSGESKDFKENQSSILVVFALAMLVAYLVLAAQFESFINPLVVMFTVPMGIFGGFLGLVVMSQGLNVYSQIGMIMLIGMVTKNGILIVEFANQLRDRGIEFEKAIIDASARRLRPIMMTAFTTLAGAIPLITSTGAGYESRVAVGTVIFFGMGFATLVTLFVIPAMYRLISGTTRSPGHVEAVLNKELSHDNIGRTSHG